Proteins co-encoded in one Pseudophryne corroboree isolate aPseCor3 chromosome 1, aPseCor3.hap2, whole genome shotgun sequence genomic window:
- the LOC134962003 gene encoding olfactory receptor 6B1-like, translated as MEDNNKTEITEFFLLGFPSLLEQQIILFVFFFLVYILTISENIMIIMTIKLHPKLQKPMYFFLSNLSFLEICYVSVTVPNLLVNALTERKTISFFGCMTQLFFFISLMCTECVLLAVMAFDRYIAVCHPLHYVRIMNQDLCIQLALVSWISGFTITVIKTYFISKLKFCGPNIINHFFCDISPVLNLACIDMSLAELVDFILALVILLIPLILTTISYICIIYTILKISSTDGRQKAFSTCASHLTVVTIFFSTTLFIYARPKKAKSVDINKLISLLYAVITPMINPFIYCLRNKEIWDTLAKYFNCKTNFPNIIPCMKF; from the coding sequence ATGGAGGATAATAATAAAACCGAAATTACAGAATTTTTCCTTCTCGGATTTCCTTCTTTACTTGAACAGCAGATAAtcctgtttgtatttttttttcttgtttatatTCTCACTATATCTGAAAACATAATGATTATTATGACCATAAAGCTACATCCCAAACTCCAGAAACCTATGTATTTCTTTCTTAGCAACTTGTCATTCCTGGAGATCTGTTATGTTTCAGTGACTGTTCCCAATTTACTGGTAAATGCTCTAACTGAGCGTAAGACCATCTCTTTCTTTGGATGTATGACACAACTCTTTTTTTTCATTTCATTAATGTGTACAGAATGTGTACTTCTAGCAGTCATGGCGTTTGACCGTTACATCGCTGTTTGTCATCCATTGCACTATGTTAGAATTATGAACCAGGATTTATGCATTCAGTTAGCTTTAGTTTCATGGATATCAGGATTCACAATTACTGTGATAAAAACATATTTTATATCTAAATTAAAATTTTGTGGGCCAAACATTATTAACCATTTTTTCTGTGACATATCTCCGGTGCTTAATCTTGCATGTATAGATATGTCATTAGCTGAGTTGGTGGACTTCATCCTGGCCTTGGTCATTCTCCTCATCCCTTTAATACTAACCACTATTTCCTACATTTGTATCATTTACACAATTTTAAAAATATCATCCACTGATGGAAGGCAGAAGGCATTTTCTACTTGTGCCTCTCATTTAACAGTAGTCACCATATTCTTTTCAACAACACTTTTCATATATGCGCGGCCAAAGAAAGCCAAATCCGTGGACATAAATAAGCTTATATCTCTGCTGTATGCCGTTATTACTCCAATGATAAATCCTTTTATTTATTGTCTAAGAAACAAGGAGATTTGGGATACACTTGCAAAATATTTCAACTGCAAAACCAATTTCCCAAACATAATTCCCTGCATGAAATTCTAG